The Chitinophaga sp. H8 genome contains a region encoding:
- a CDS encoding Gfo/Idh/MocA family protein — MDKNLLSQDNQSNSRRNFIKTAAVAAAGFTIVPRHVLGGKGYLAPSDKLVIAGVGVGGKGRSDLYNFHQSGKAEIGFLCDVDDRMVATSKERFPKAKYYKDWREMFEKESKSFDAVSVSTPDHNHAIIAMGAMQLGKHVYVQKPMTHDIYEARALTKAAQRYKVVTQMGNQGSSGDGVRQLREWYDAGVIGDVHTVYIWTNRPVWPQGIPWSKEKPPVPAGLDWDLWLGTAPYKDYVDKLIPGSWRGWWDYGTGALGDLGCHLIEAPFRVLNLKYALDVQASVSSVFVDFGERGFFPDSCPPASHATLTFPKTDKTKGKVTMHWMDGGIKPERPEELGPDELFGDGNSGILFIGTKGKMMASEYAANPRLLPLSRMNEVKVKQTLARVPGSAEGHYAQWVEGAIAGYGNMELSSPFDLAGPLTEAVLMANLAIRVADIPRPRKSGKGNEYPGANTKLLWDHQNMRVTNYDDANQYVKREYRKGWGTLG, encoded by the coding sequence ATGGACAAAAATTTGTTGAGTCAGGATAACCAATCCAATTCAAGACGAAATTTTATTAAAACTGCGGCCGTAGCAGCAGCCGGATTCACCATCGTACCTCGTCATGTGTTGGGTGGCAAGGGCTATCTGGCACCCAGCGATAAACTGGTAATCGCCGGGGTAGGTGTTGGCGGCAAAGGACGGTCTGACCTATATAACTTTCATCAGAGTGGTAAAGCTGAAATTGGGTTCTTATGTGATGTAGATGACCGTATGGTGGCCACTTCAAAAGAGCGTTTTCCTAAAGCTAAATATTACAAGGACTGGCGCGAAATGTTTGAAAAGGAATCAAAAAGCTTTGATGCCGTATCGGTTTCCACACCTGACCATAACCACGCTATTATTGCCATGGGGGCAATGCAGCTGGGCAAACACGTGTATGTTCAAAAACCGATGACCCACGATATCTATGAAGCCAGGGCGCTCACGAAAGCGGCCCAACGTTATAAAGTAGTTACGCAAATGGGTAACCAGGGCTCTTCCGGTGATGGGGTAAGACAGCTGCGGGAATGGTATGATGCTGGTGTAATAGGTGATGTACATACTGTATATATCTGGACTAACCGTCCTGTATGGCCACAAGGTATTCCCTGGTCTAAAGAAAAACCTCCGGTTCCTGCAGGACTTGATTGGGATCTGTGGTTAGGTACTGCGCCGTACAAAGATTATGTTGATAAACTGATTCCAGGTAGCTGGCGCGGTTGGTGGGATTATGGTACCGGCGCATTGGGCGATCTTGGTTGTCACCTGATCGAAGCACCTTTCCGTGTACTGAACCTGAAATATGCATTAGATGTACAAGCCAGCGTAAGCAGTGTGTTTGTGGATTTTGGCGAAAGAGGCTTCTTCCCCGATAGCTGTCCTCCGGCAAGTCATGCTACCCTGACATTCCCTAAAACAGACAAAACCAAGGGCAAAGTAACCATGCACTGGATGGATGGTGGTATAAAACCAGAAAGACCGGAAGAATTGGGACCTGATGAACTGTTTGGAGATGGTAACAGTGGTATCTTATTTATTGGTACCAAAGGTAAAATGATGGCCAGTGAATATGCAGCTAACCCACGTTTGTTGCCACTGTCACGCATGAATGAAGTGAAGGTAAAACAAACCCTGGCCCGTGTACCAGGCAGCGCAGAAGGACACTATGCGCAGTGGGTAGAAGGTGCTATAGCTGGATACGGAAATATGGAGCTGAGTTCTCCTTTTGATCTGGCAGGCCCGCTGACAGAAGCCGTATTAATGGCTAACCTGGCTATCAGGGTAGCAGATATTCCAAGGCCAAGAAAATCAGGAAAAGGAAATGAATATCCTGGTGCGAATACCAAGTTACTCTGGGATCATCAGAATATGCGTGTTACCAACTACGACGACGCCAATCAGTATGTAAAACGCGAGTACAGGAAAGGCTGGGGAACACTGGGTTGA
- a CDS encoding gluconate 2-dehydrogenase subunit 3 family protein, producing the protein MKRRELIKALGLTAISSGILLESCDTGTKKVPAADAKDTGSLALVDGREAFEIARLKKLEAETFFNEHEMRTITVLADIIIPKDEKSGSASDAKVPEFIGFIVKDIPAHQLPMRGGLKWLDMQCLKRYNKPFVDCAEKEQLELVTEIAYPLKAKPEMKQGVAFFSLMRNLTATGFYTSEMGIKDIGYVGNTPNKWAGVPQDVLQQYGLQSS; encoded by the coding sequence ATGAAAAGAAGAGAACTTATCAAGGCCCTGGGCCTGACAGCGATCAGCAGTGGTATCCTTTTGGAATCTTGTGATACAGGTACTAAAAAGGTGCCTGCTGCCGATGCGAAAGATACAGGTAGCTTAGCCCTGGTGGATGGGCGGGAAGCCTTTGAAATTGCCCGGTTGAAAAAGCTGGAAGCAGAAACGTTTTTTAACGAACATGAAATGCGCACGATCACGGTACTGGCAGATATCATCATTCCCAAAGATGAAAAATCAGGCAGTGCTTCTGATGCCAAAGTGCCGGAGTTTATAGGATTTATTGTAAAGGATATTCCTGCGCATCAGTTACCGATGCGGGGAGGATTGAAGTGGTTGGACATGCAGTGCCTGAAGCGTTATAATAAACCTTTTGTTGATTGTGCAGAGAAGGAACAGCTGGAGCTCGTAACAGAGATAGCCTATCCTTTAAAAGCCAAGCCTGAAATGAAGCAGGGCGTTGCTTTCTTTAGCCTGATGCGCAACCTTACTGCCACCGGATTTTATACCTCAGAGATGGGGATCAAGGATATTGGATATGTAGGGAATACCCCTAATAAATGGGCAGGTGTTCCGCAGGATGTATTGCAGCAGTATGGTCTGCAATCAAGCTAA